A region from the Brassica napus cultivar Da-Ae chromosome C8, Da-Ae, whole genome shotgun sequence genome encodes:
- the LOC106430622 gene encoding WRKY transcription factor 28-like, with protein MSKYQSIPNRKKNLSPNLRNFLPKHHFIFFTFFHVFFFSSFFFTMSNETKDLYNYQYPSSFSLYEMMNLPSSAQSSYGNNGFDHGLHSSPGAYDSLLQKTFGLSPPSSEVFNSSINQESNLCATNDVTGETPTRVSASSSSSEADHPGEDCGKSQRKRELVEDGREENRSSKTVDKTKKKEEKKEREPRVSFMTKSEVDHLEDGYRWRKYGQKAVKNSPYPRSYYRCTTQKCNVKKQVERSLQDPTVVITTYEGQHNHPIPTNLRGSSAAAAMYSANFMNPRSLKHDIFRTAALDYGYGQSGYGSVNANPSSHQEYRQGSEYELLKEIFPSIFFKQEP; from the exons ATGTCCAAGTACCAATCTATACCTAATAGGAAAAAAAACTTATCCCCAAACCTAAGAAACTTTCTCCCCAAGCACCATTTTATCTTCTTTactttctttcacgtttttttcttctcttcattTTTCTTCACCATGTCTAACGAAACCAAAGATCTCTACAACTACCAATACCCTTCATCTTTCTCTTTGTACGAAATGATGAATCTCCCTTCTTCAGCTCAATCTTCTTATGGCAACAACGGTTTCGATCATGGCCTCCACAGTTCTCCGGGTGCGTACGACTCTCTACTTCAGAAAACTTTTGGCCTTTCTCCCCCTTCCTCGGAGGTTTTCAACTCTTCTATCAATCAAGAATCAAATCTCTGTGCAACTAATGACGTTACCGGTGAGACTCCCACTAGGGTTTCAGCATCTTCTTCCTCTAGCGAGGCTGATCATCCCGGCGAAGACTGCGGTAAGAGCCAGAGGAAACGAGAGTTGGTTGAAGATGGACGTGAAGAAAATCGAAGTTCTAAAACAGT AGACAAAACGAAAaagaaggaggagaagaaagaaagagagccACGAGTCTCGTTTATGACTAAAAGTGAAGTTGATCATCTCGAAGATGGTTATAGATGGAGAAAATACGGCCAAAAGGCCGTCAAAAATAGCCCTTACCCAAG GAGTTACTATAGATGCACAACGCAAAAATGCAACGTGAAGAAACAAGTGGAGAGATCATTGCAAGATCCAACAGTTGTGATTACAACTTACGAGGGTCAACACAACCACCCGATACCGACTAATCTCCGGGGAAGTTCCGCCGCGGCTGCTATGTACTCCGCTAACTTCATGAATCCGAGAAGTCTTAAACATGATATTTTTCGGACGGCGGCTTTGGATTATGGATACGGACAGAGTGGTTATGGTAGTGTGAATGCTAACCCTAGTTCTCATCAAGAGTATCGCCAAGGAAGTGAATATGAGCTCTTGAAGGAGATCTTTCCTTCCATTTTTTTCAAGCAAGAGCCTTGA
- the LOC106430613 gene encoding probable purine permease 8 — translation MERTQDLYANGQQNIEANLADQEEMNNTMEIESSPIPQPKNCKRWLRISIYVFFVLSCQALSTILGRLYFENGGKSTWMGTLVQLIGFPVLFLFRFLSKTKTPKSTDTSLRKFPSFITLGSVYIVTGLLVSANSYMSSVGLLYLPVSTFSLILASQLAFTAFFSYFLNSQKFTPFIVNSLFLLTISSALLVVNTDESQSTTNVSSRVKYVIGIICTIGASAGIGLLLSLVQLILRKVLKNHTVSTVMDLVAYQSLVASCVVLIGLFASGEWKTLTSEMENYKLGKAPYAITLASIAISWQVYTIGVVGLIFESSSVFSNSITAVGLPIVPVVAVIVFGDKMNTSKIFSIILAIWGFISFVYQHYLDEKKLKISHTNHVGGPRLPVDEGQTNIQIV, via the exons ATGGAAAGAACTCAAGACCTCTATGCCAATG GTCAGCAGAACATAGAAGCAAACCTCGCAGATCAGGAGGAAATGAATAACACCATGGAGATCGAATCATCTCCCATACCTCAACCAAAGAATTGTAAAAGGTGGCTTCGTATCTCCATTTATGTATTCTTTGTCCTCTCCTGCCAAGCACTTTCCACAATTCTTGGAAGATTGTACTTTGAAAATGGTGGTAAGAGCACATGGATGGGAACACTTGTCCAACTAATAGGCTTCCCTGTTCTGTTTCTCTTCCGCTTCCTTTCCAaaaccaaaacaccaaaatcAACAGATACAAGTCTCAGAAAGTTCCCTTCCTTCATCACCCTTGGATCAGTTTACATTGTCACTGGACTATTAGTGTCTGCTAACTCTTACATGTCTTCTGTTGGGTTACTCTACTTGCCAGTTTCAACTTTCTCCCTCATCTTAGCGTCACAACTAGCCTTCACAGCcttcttctcatacttcctaaACTCGCAGAAGTTCACACCGTTCATAGTCAATTCTTTGTTTCTTCTCACCATCTCCTCTGCTCTCCTTGTTGTCAACACTGATGAGTCACAAAGCACAACAAATGTTTCTAGTAGAGTAAAGTATGTGATAGGGATCATATGCACCATTGGTGCTTCTGCTGGCATTGGACTGCTTCTATCTCTTGTACAACTGATCCTCAGGAAAGTTTTAAAGAACCATACAGTCTCAACGGTCATGGACTTGGTCGCCTACCAATCTCTAGTTGCAAGCTGTGTGGTTCTCATTGGACTTTTTGCAAGCGGTGAGTGGAAGACTTTGACAAGTGAGATGGAAAACTATAAACTTGGAAAAGCACCATATGCTATAACTTTGGCCTCCATAGCTATTTCATGGCAAGTCTACACCATTGGTGTTGTGGGGTTGATCTTTGAGTCGTCATCTGTGTTCTCTAATTCCATAACTGCTGTGGGATTGCCTATTGTTCCTGTTGTCGCAGTGATAGTTTTTGGTGATAAAATGAATACGTCTAAGATCTTCTCCATCATTTTAGCTATATGGGGTTTCATTTCATTCGTCTATCAGCACTACCTAGATGAAAAGAAGTTGAAGATAAGTCATACAAATCATGTAGGAGGTCCTCGTCTACCTGTTGATGAAGGTCAAACAAACATACAAATCGTATAA